In Candidatus Zixiibacteriota bacterium, the genomic stretch TGAAAGGCTCGCCGTCGTACTTCCGGATGTGGCCGTCGGCCGCCAGCCCGGTCTCCGACCGGAGATAGCGCGCGAACTGGCCGCTGTAATTGTTCTCGACGATGATCGTCTTCGCCCCCTTCGTCAGGAGCCGGGTCACCGCCTCGCCGTGAAAAGGCACCAGCCACTTGACCTGCAGGTTGTTCGCCGCGATGCCGTCCGCGGCGAGCCGCTGCATCGCCTCGCGGATCACCCCCTCCGTCGAGCCCCACCCGACGAGCGTCACCTGCGCCTCCTCCGGCCCGAACAGCTTCGGCGGCTCGATCTCCGCCAGAATTCCCTGCATCTTGCGCATCCGCTTCTCGTGCATCGCCCGCCGTTTGTGCGGGTTCGTGTACTCGTCGCTGATCAGCACGCCGTCCTCGTCGTGCTCGTCCGTCGCCACCGTGTGCATGTAGCCGGGAGTTCCCGGCAGCGCGCGCGGCGACACCCCGCTTTCGGTCAGCCGGTAGCGCTTGTAGCCTCCGTCGGGCGCGAGAGCGCCGTTGAGGCCGATGACCTCCCCCCGGTCGATCGGTACGTTGAAGTCCAGCTCCGCCGGATCGACGCTCGCCCGGCCCTCCGAGAGCAGCAGGTCGGACAGGATGATCCCCGGGCACTGGAACCTGTCCACCAGGTTGAACAGCCGCGGCACCGTCTTGAAGCAGTCGGGGATGTTGGTGGGCGCGACGATGATGCGCGGATAGTCCCCCTGTCCCGCTCCCATCACCTGCCAGAGATCGCCCTGCTCGGTTTTCGTCGGCACGCCCGTCGCCGGCCCGGCCCGCTGGACGTTGATGCACACCACCGGGATTTCCATCATCGCCGCCGATCCGAGCGCCTCGCTCATCAGCGCGAAGCCGCCGCCCGACGTGGCGCACATCGCCCGGCAGCCGGCATGCGCCGCGCCGATCGCCATGTTGATGACGCTGATCTCGTCTTCGACCTGGCGTACCACGATCCCGAGCTGCCGCGCATGGCGCGCCATCCAGTGCAGGACGCCCGACGACGGGCTCATCGGATAGGCGCAGTAGAAGCGCACTCCCGCCGCCGCCCCGCCCATCGCCAGCGCCTGATTGCCTTCGAAAAAGGCCAGCCTCTTTCCCGTATCCGGCAGCGGCCACGGAAAAGGCTGGAATCGGCTGCCGGCGTACTCGTAGCCGGCTCGCGCCACGGCGAGGTTCTCCTCGATCACCGTCGGCCCCTTGCGCCGGAACTGCACGTTGATGATCTCCTCGAGAACCTTGAACTCCACCCCGATCAGCCGCAGCAGGGCGGAAAGCGCGATCGTGTTCTGTACCAGGTCTCCTTTCACGCCGGGCGCCAGCTCCTTGACCGAGAAGTGGCAGAGCTGCACGCCGGGCTCCGCATTGCCCGGCTTGATCTTGTCCGCGTTGTAGAGCACCGCCGAGCCGGAACGCATCAGCCGCAGGTGCCGGTCCATCGTGTCCTGGTTCAGCGCGATCAGGACGTCGATCTTGTCGCCGAAGCTCAGGACCGGCTCGTCGCTGGTCCTGAGAGTCAGGAAGATGTGACCGCCTCGGATGATCGACTGGTACGCGTTGTATGCGCTCAGGTGAAGACCGCGCCGGACGAACAGGCGGGCGAGGATGTCTCCCGGTGTCGCGATACCCTGTCCGGCGGCTCCTCCGATCCCGATCGACAGATCATATCGACTCATGGGCGACCTCGTTTTGAACGCGTCGGGAAACTGTCAACGCCGCGGGCCCGCCGAGACCCGAAAAAGCAAAAAGCCAGCTCCCTCTGCGGACTCCGCAAAAGCAACTGGCTTTCGTGCCAACGTGCCGGCCCGTGGATTTTTATTCCCTACCCCTTCGCCGAGCCTCAGGATTGCCGGTTTACCGAGGATCTAGGGGGAGGCTCCAGCTTTCTGTCCTTGACGTCAAAAGCCTACAGAGCCGGGCGGCAGCTGTCAAGCGAAAAACCCGGCGGTACCGGAAGGAAACGCGCCATAGCAGTTTGTTAATGCCGCGATTTGCGCTATTCTCGACCGCGGTCGGCGCGGGCCGCGCCAGCGGCCTGCGCGCTGGAGGACGCCATGTTCGACTTTTTCACCCCCACTCATCCCTTCGGCGGACAGACGCTCCGCCTCGTGGCCCAGGCGCAACAGGGCGGAGGCGACGTCTTCGAGATCGCCCGCACCGTCGCGCGGATCGAACCCGGGGACAAGGAAGGCTGGGAGCGCGAATGGCTTGCGCGCGCGCGTGCGACGGAGGCGCGGGGACGCGCCGCGCTCGCCGCCGGGCACCGGCGCACCGCCGCCGAGCATCTCTTTCGCGCCAACCAGTACTATCGCATGTCCGACGTGTTCCTCACCGCCGAACGGGAGAGCGATCGGGCGGAGCGCTTCCGCAAGGCGCAGGAATGCTTCCGCGCCGCGGCGGGCCTGCAACGCCCGCCGATCGAGGTGATCGCGGTGCGCTGCGGTTCGGAGGAGTACGACGGCTACTTCTGCCATCCTCGAGATCCGGCGCCGGGGAAGTGGCCCGCGGTGCTGTTTATCGGCGGCGCAGACTCCTATGCCGAGGAGATCTACTTCGGCGCGCGCCCGATGATCGAGCGCGGCTGGGCCGTGCTGCTGGTGGACACGCCCGGACGCGGCTCGTCGATCTATCTCAAGGGCATCAAGACCCGCCCCGACTACGAGGTTCCCGGCAAGGCCTGCATCGATTACCTCGTCTCCCGGCCCGAGGTCGACCCGGCGAGAATCGCGTTGATGGGCATCAGCATGGCGGGCTATTACGCTCCGCGCATTGCGGCGCACGACACGCGCGTCAAGGCTCTGGTGGCCTGGAGCGGCTGCTACAGCATCCTCGAGGACCTCTACGACTTCTGTGAGCATCTGCAGCCCACGGTACGCCGCCTGCTGGGCGGCGTCGGCCACGACGAGGCCCGGGAGCAGCTCAGCGCCTTCACCATGAAAGGGATCGCCCGCAACATCACCTGTCCGACGTTGATCTCCCACGGCGGCGAGGACCGCCTGATGAGCGTCGAGGGAGCGAAGCGCCTTTTCGAGGAGATCGGCGCGCGGGACAAGACCTTGAGGATCTACGGGGCCTCCGACCCTGCGGGCCGCATCCACTGCAGCCACGACTACTGGGCGGAAAACGTCCCGTTCATGCTCGACTGGCTCGAGGAACGGCTTTGACCGGCGCCGCGGATTCGCCCGCGGCAGCCGGCCGATCGAAAACACCTGGAGGGACTCCCTTGAAAAGCGATCGCGTTCCGGACACCTGGGACCACGAGACCGACGTGCTCGTCGTCGGCTACGGCGCGGCCGGCGGCGTCTCCGCCGTCACCGCGCACGATGCGGGCGCGAGCGTCCTGATCCTCGAGAAGATGCCACACCCCGGCGGCATCTCGATCCTCTCCGGCGGGGGTGTCGCGTTCGCGCGCAACGCCGAGGGAGCCTTCCGCTATCTCAAGCGGACCTGCAACGGCACCACGCCCGACGACGTCCTGCGCGTCATGGCGGAAGAGATGGTCGGGATCCTCGACTGGCTCAAGGACTGGGCGAAGGTCAGCGGCACCGAGCCGACGCAAACCGAGGTCCGGGGACACGGCACCTATCCGTTTCCCGGCACCTGCGACATCGACTCGATCAAGCTCAAGGACTTTCCCGCCTACTCCGAGTTCCCGTGGGCCAAGGGGCTCCGCGGCGGAGCCCGGCTGTTCAAGGTCGTCTACGACAACGTCAAGGCACGCAAGATCGACGTATGGCTCGCCGCGCCGGCTCGAGAGCTGATCACGGGCGCCGACGGTGAGGTCCTGGGAGTCGTTGCCGAGCGCGACGGACGGCGGCTGAAGGTCAAGGCGCGCAAGGCGGTCGTTCTCGCCTGCGGCGGCTACGAGAACGACGACGCCATGAAGCTGCAGTACTTTCAGGCCCAGCCGGTCTACCCCGTCTACCTCGGAAACACCGGCGACGGGATCAAGATGGCGCAAAAGGCCGGCGCCGCTCTGTGGCACATGTGGCACTTCCACGGCGGTTACGGCTTCAAGTTCCCCGAGCTGCCTTTCGCGATACGCCATGTCTGGGCCGGGCCGCGCAACGAGAAACGCAAGATGATCTGGATCGCGGTCGACCGCTCTGGCCGCCGCTTCATGGACGAGTACCCGCCGGCGCCGCAGGATACCGGCGCGCGGCCGCTGGAGTTCTACGATCCCGACATCCAGGACTATCCGCGCATTCCCTGCTACCTGATCTTCGACGAGGAAGGCCGGCGCCTGGGGCCGATCGGCATCCCGATCGTCAACGACGAGCGCTACGACGCGCGCTGGAGCCAGGACAACCTCGCCGAGGTCGAAAAGGGCTGGATCAAGAAAGGCGACTCTCTCGACGAGATCGCCTCCCGGATCCACGTCAACCCCGGGGTCTTGCGCGAAACCGTCGAACGGTGGAACCGGCTCTGTCGCGACGGCGAAGACGTCGACTTTCGCCGCCCGCCCGGAACCATGATGCCGATCGCCACGCCCCCCTACTACGTGATCGAGGCGTGGCCGATCGTCAACAACACCCAGGGCGGGCCCGAGCACGACGCCCGACAGCGCGTGCTCGACCCCATGAAGCGGCCCATCCCGCGGCTCTACGTCGCCGGCGAGATCAGCTCGATTTACGGCCACCTCTACCTCGAGGCCGGGAACATCACCGAGTGCTTCGTCGCCGGCAGGATCGCCGGCACCAACGCCGCGCGCGAGACGCCGTGGAGCTGAGCCCGGCGGCTCAGCCTTCGAGCTGGACGGAATGGATCATCACGGGCTCCAGGGGAACGTCCTGATGGAATCCGCGGTTGCCGGTCTTGACCTTCTCGATCCTGTGGACCACGTCCATGCCGTCGATGACCCGGCCGAATACGGCGTAACCGTATTCTTCCGCCGAGTCGCCGCGGTGGTCGAGAAAGTCGTTGTCGCTGACGTTGATGAAGAACTGCGCCGTGGCGCTGTCGATCACCGAGGTTCGGGCCATCGCCACGCTCCCGGTCCTGTTTGAGAGCCCGTTGCCGGCTTCGTTCTTGATCGGCGGCCGCGTGGGCTTTTGCTTCATCTGGCGGTCGAAGCCTCCTCCCTGGATCATGAAGCCGGGGATCACCCGGTGAAAGATCAGCCCGTCGTAAAAGCCGTCCGCGACGTAGTCGAGGAAATTCTGCGTCGTGATCGGGGCCTTGTCCGCGTAGAGCTCGATGCGCACCGCGCCCATGCTCGTCGACATCGTGACAATGGGATTTTTCCTCTCCGCCATGTTCACCTCGCGAGGATTTTCTTCCACGCCTACCATGTTTTGCAGCGGCTTCCTACCCGGAGTGGCATTCTTTTTCCGGATGCGCTATGGATAGCGCGATTCGACCGCGCGAAGTGAGCCCCGAGATCCATGGCAAGTGACGCGAAGCTCGAAGGGATCCTGATCCCCATGCCCGTGGCCTTCCGGTCCGACGGCGCCGTGGACGACAAGGCCGTCGACGCCCTCGTCGATTTCTATCTCGCGGCCGGGGTCCAGGGATTTTTCCCGCTCGGCACGCACGGCCAGGGAATGGTCCTGGAGATCGACGAGCGCAAGACGGTCGCCGAGCGGATCGTGCGGCGCGTGGCCGGCCGCGCTCCCGTGGTCCTGCACGTGGGGACGGCGAACACGTACTCTTCGATCGAGCTGGCGAGGCACGGCGCCGGTCTGGGAGTCGCCGCCCTCGGGATCGTTCCGCCCTACTACTATCCGCACGACGACTACGAGGTGCTCGCCCACTACCGGGCCATCGCCCGCGCCGTACCCGGCGTGCCGCTTTTCATCTACGACAACACGGAAACCACCCGCGTGCACATCACGCCGCCCAAGGTGCTCAAGATCCAGGAGGCGATCGCTCCCGCGTCCACGCTGGCCGGCATCAAGGTGTCGTTCGTGCCGTACGAGGCGGTGCTCGGATACGTCTTCGCGCTCCCGCCGTCGATCGGCGTCTTTCCCGGCGCGATCTTCTCCCTCTACAGCGGCTATTCGCTCGGCGTCCGCGGCACCATCCATCCGCCGTCGAGCCCGTTTCCCGAAATTTGCGTCGCCCTGTACCACGCGCTCAAGCGAGGCGACGCCGCCGAGGCGCGCCGCCAGCACGACCTCCTCGCGAGGATCCTCCACGTGATCGGCCGTTTCGTCCGGACGCACGGGCGCGGCGTTTTCGGCGAGGTGATGCGCCTGCGCGGGCTGCCGGTCGAGCGCTTTCCCCGCTGGGAGTGCGCGCCGTTCACCGAGGCCGAGCGCCGGTCGCTGAAGGAAAGTCTGGCCGAAGCGGGGGCTCCCCTCGCGTAGACGGATCGGGGGATTTTTTCGAAAAAGGAAGGGACGGTGGCCTTCAACGATTT encodes the following:
- a CDS encoding 2-oxoacid:acceptor oxidoreductase subunit alpha; protein product: MSRYDLSIGIGGAAGQGIATPGDILARLFVRRGLHLSAYNAYQSIIRGGHIFLTLRTSDEPVLSFGDKIDVLIALNQDTMDRHLRLMRSGSAVLYNADKIKPGNAEPGVQLCHFSVKELAPGVKGDLVQNTIALSALLRLIGVEFKVLEEIINVQFRRKGPTVIEENLAVARAGYEYAGSRFQPFPWPLPDTGKRLAFFEGNQALAMGGAAAGVRFYCAYPMSPSSGVLHWMARHARQLGIVVRQVEDEISVINMAIGAAHAGCRAMCATSGGGFALMSEALGSAAMMEIPVVCINVQRAGPATGVPTKTEQGDLWQVMGAGQGDYPRIIVAPTNIPDCFKTVPRLFNLVDRFQCPGIILSDLLLSEGRASVDPAELDFNVPIDRGEVIGLNGALAPDGGYKRYRLTESGVSPRALPGTPGYMHTVATDEHDEDGVLISDEYTNPHKRRAMHEKRMRKMQGILAEIEPPKLFGPEEAQVTLVGWGSTEGVIREAMQRLAADGIAANNLQVKWLVPFHGEAVTRLLTKGAKTIIVENNYSGQFARYLRSETGLAADGHIRKYDGEPFMPHHIVDGVKAILSGAQRVYVPVHEIMV
- a CDS encoding alpha/beta hydrolase — translated: MFDFFTPTHPFGGQTLRLVAQAQQGGGDVFEIARTVARIEPGDKEGWEREWLARARATEARGRAALAAGHRRTAAEHLFRANQYYRMSDVFLTAERESDRAERFRKAQECFRAAAGLQRPPIEVIAVRCGSEEYDGYFCHPRDPAPGKWPAVLFIGGADSYAEEIYFGARPMIERGWAVLLVDTPGRGSSIYLKGIKTRPDYEVPGKACIDYLVSRPEVDPARIALMGISMAGYYAPRIAAHDTRVKALVAWSGCYSILEDLYDFCEHLQPTVRRLLGGVGHDEAREQLSAFTMKGIARNITCPTLISHGGEDRLMSVEGAKRLFEEIGARDKTLRIYGASDPAGRIHCSHDYWAENVPFMLDWLEERL
- a CDS encoding FAD-binding protein, producing the protein MKSDRVPDTWDHETDVLVVGYGAAGGVSAVTAHDAGASVLILEKMPHPGGISILSGGGVAFARNAEGAFRYLKRTCNGTTPDDVLRVMAEEMVGILDWLKDWAKVSGTEPTQTEVRGHGTYPFPGTCDIDSIKLKDFPAYSEFPWAKGLRGGARLFKVVYDNVKARKIDVWLAAPARELITGADGEVLGVVAERDGRRLKVKARKAVVLACGGYENDDAMKLQYFQAQPVYPVYLGNTGDGIKMAQKAGAALWHMWHFHGGYGFKFPELPFAIRHVWAGPRNEKRKMIWIAVDRSGRRFMDEYPPAPQDTGARPLEFYDPDIQDYPRIPCYLIFDEEGRRLGPIGIPIVNDERYDARWSQDNLAEVEKGWIKKGDSLDEIASRIHVNPGVLRETVERWNRLCRDGEDVDFRRPPGTMMPIATPPYYVIEAWPIVNNTQGGPEHDARQRVLDPMKRPIPRLYVAGEISSIYGHLYLEAGNITECFVAGRIAGTNAARETPWS
- a CDS encoding peptidylprolyl isomerase, with amino-acid sequence MAERKNPIVTMSTSMGAVRIELYADKAPITTQNFLDYVADGFYDGLIFHRVIPGFMIQGGGFDRQMKQKPTRPPIKNEAGNGLSNRTGSVAMARTSVIDSATAQFFINVSDNDFLDHRGDSAEEYGYAVFGRVIDGMDVVHRIEKVKTGNRGFHQDVPLEPVMIHSVQLEG
- a CDS encoding dihydrodipicolinate synthase family protein; translated protein: MASDAKLEGILIPMPVAFRSDGAVDDKAVDALVDFYLAAGVQGFFPLGTHGQGMVLEIDERKTVAERIVRRVAGRAPVVLHVGTANTYSSIELARHGAGLGVAALGIVPPYYYPHDDYEVLAHYRAIARAVPGVPLFIYDNTETTRVHITPPKVLKIQEAIAPASTLAGIKVSFVPYEAVLGYVFALPPSIGVFPGAIFSLYSGYSLGVRGTIHPPSSPFPEICVALYHALKRGDAAEARRQHDLLARILHVIGRFVRTHGRGVFGEVMRLRGLPVERFPRWECAPFTEAERRSLKESLAEAGAPLA